In Pseudomonas sp. HR96, the DNA window CCTGATCGAAGGAGATGGCGACTGGGTGCTCGACTGAGCGCCGCTCAATGGAGGGCCCAATTAGCCTCCACTATTTGCATTACCTAGTTACAAAATACTCAAACGCGCACCCACAAATGCCAGCCCCGACAACGCCGCCGCCAACAACAGGATACATCTTGTCAAATAACCAGCTGTTAAAGCTCTACCCCTTCCAAAAAAGTGAAACAATATTTTTCTAAACATTTGCAATATTTTCACACTACTGAGAATCAAGCCAAACAGAGTACTCAACAAAGGTCGACAACTGATCCAACCTGATGAAAACTAGCCAGCTCCTCACCCCCCTCATTCAGCTTCCTGCGTTCATAGGCCCCGAATGTCCCAATGCCCCCTTACCCGCGCCGACCTGCCCTATCACTGCCAAGCCGTTCTCTTCGGGTTGATCACCGCGTTCCCCGGCAGGGGCAAGAACTCGTTGCTCAAGATTATCCGCGCCATGGACGTCACCGATGAAAGCGGCAGGCTGCTGAATATCGACACCTTGCTGGAGACACTGGAGTGGCTAAAGGCCGAGGGTTGGGTCGTGGGCGAGCAGCGTCAGGAGGGCCATTACTACTGCGTCGCGTTCGAGCGGCGCAACCAGGTGCTGTTGAGTCTGACCTATGCCGCCGACGGCTCCTATTGGTTGCAGGCGATCACCGATCATATGCCGGCAAGCCAGCCGTGGAAGCTGTTTCCGACATTGCAGGAGCTGTGGCTGTATCTGCTGACGAACAACATTCGGCGGTTCGAGAATTCATTGCGCATGCTCGGCAGTTTTGCCCAGGACATGCCGGCCTGGCATCCCATGCACCAGCTGCAGGGCGACGCTGCCGGGCTGGAGTTCATGGCGTTCAAGGGTAACGAGGTCAGCTTGATGCTGGTCGAGCACTATCTGTACCTGAACAACTTGCGCTTGGGGCCTGTAGGTCCCTGCTATCGCCTGGCCGTGGAGCAGCTGCGGCGCACGCCCAATTCCGCATTGGGGCTGCAGTTGCAGCTGCAGGCGATCTGGCGTGGCGATCAGCGCGTGCTCGACAGCTTCAGCGACCAGATGCCGACGCTGCCCAAGGTGATGCACGGCCTGTGTCGTGGCCAGGTGGACCAGGCCTTGGCCTTGTTGCGCGGCATCCTCGTCGACCAGCGCAAGGAGACCCGCAAGCGCCGCATCGACTTCCCGCCCGTGCTCAATGGCCTGTATTGCCTACTGCTGTTGGCCGAGAACGATCCCAAGCAACGTGCGGCGCTCAAACAGGCGCTGACGCTGGGTATCCAGGAGAGTTTCGGTGCGGCCTACCCGGTGCTGTACAAGTTGTACGAGCAGTTGCAGGGTGGCAAGGCGCAGCTGTCGGCCGAGCTGCCGGACACCCTCAACGGTCTGGACGGACTGATGCTGGCCCTGGGGCTTTACTGGCTGGATGCGCCAAAGGCCAGGTTGCAGCGCTGGTGCACGCGGCTCGAAGCCTACCGCGAGCAACTGCAGGATGAAGGCTACCTATGGCTGGCGGCGGAGTTCGATGCGCTGATTGCCGAGCAGTTCGGTGGGCCGCGGCGCCTGGCCGAGGTGCATGAGCGCGATGGTCTGCAACCGCTGGTCGGGTTGTTTATGCGCCAGGAGACCTGGCAGCATGCGCTGAGTGCCTTGAGTCAGCTCAAGCCGAGCAAGGCCTCCACCGTGACGGCAGAGGGCGATCCGAGGTCGCGCCTGAGCTGGTTCATCGCCATGGACCGCTACCCGCACCAGCTCGAGCCGCGCGAGCAGAAGCGCAACGCCAAGGGCGTGTGGAGCAAGGGGCGCCCGCTGTCGCTCAAACGCCTGGCCGAGGACGGCGCGGGCCTGGACTATCTGTGCGAACAGGACCGCCAAACCATCGCGGCCATTCAGGTGAGCAAGGCCTATTACAGCAGCATTCACTATGAACTGCCGCTGGAGCTGGGCTTGCCCCGGCTGGTCGGGCACCCCGCACTGTTTTGGGAGGATGCGCCGGATGTTCGCATCGACCTGCTCGAAGGCCAGGCCAGCTTGCGCCTGCAAGCCGGCAAAGGCGCCATCAGCCTGCAACTTGAGCCGCCCGGGGTCGTCAACGCTCAGCAGATCTTCCTCGACAAGGAGACGCCGACCCGCCTGGTGGTGTACCCGCTGAATCGGGAGTTGCGGCAGATTGCCGAGATCATCGGCGACGGGCTGACCGTGCCGCAGTCGGCCAAGGCGCAGTTGATCGCGGCGGTGAACGCGATCGCCCCGCTGCTGCCGATTCATTCCGACCTGCCGGAGTTGACCGGCCACCTGGACCGCGCGGCCGCCGACACGCGGCTGTATGCGCACCTGCTGCCACTGGCCGAAGGCCTGCGCCTGCAATTGCTGGTGCGGCCGCTGGCCGAAGGCAGCTGGTTGCGTCCGGGCCAGGGCGCGGAGAATCTGCTGGGCGAGCGCGATGGCAAGCCACTGCAGGTGCATCGCGATCTGGCAGGCGAGCGCCAGGCCCTGCAACGAGTGTTGCAGGCGTGCCCCGGCCTGGCCGATGCCGACAGCGACGGCCATGAGTGGCAGCTCGATCAACCGCAGCGCGCCTTGCAGGTGCTCAGCGAGTTGCAGGCCATTGCCAGCGAGCAACTGCAGTGCATCTGGCCGGAGGGCGAGCGCATGCGCATCGGTGGGCGCAGCAGCCTGCGCCAATTGAAACTGGGTCTGCGCCAGCAGGACGACTGGTTCATGCTGCAGGGCGAGATTCCCCTGGACAACGGCAAGGTGCTGCAGCTCCGCCAGTTGCTGGCACTGTTCAAGGCCAACCCGGGGCGCTTCGTCAGGCTCGACGACGGCGACTGGCTGGCACTGGATGACAGCCTGCGCAAGCGCCTGGACGAGTTGGGCCACCTGGCCGAACGGGTCACCGAGCAGGGTTTGCGCCTGAGCCAGTTGACCGCGCCGTTGCTGGCCAACCTCGCCCAGGAGGTCGGCGCCTTCGAGGCCGACCAGCGCTGGCAGGCACACCTGGACAAGCTGCAATCGCTGCGCGACTTCCAGCCCCAGGTGCCGGCCACCCTGCACGCCGAACTGCGCGGCTATCAACGCGAAGGTTTCGCCTGGCT includes these proteins:
- a CDS encoding DEAD/DEAH box helicase, translating into MSQCPLTRADLPYHCQAVLFGLITAFPGRGKNSLLKIIRAMDVTDESGRLLNIDTLLETLEWLKAEGWVVGEQRQEGHYYCVAFERRNQVLLSLTYAADGSYWLQAITDHMPASQPWKLFPTLQELWLYLLTNNIRRFENSLRMLGSFAQDMPAWHPMHQLQGDAAGLEFMAFKGNEVSLMLVEHYLYLNNLRLGPVGPCYRLAVEQLRRTPNSALGLQLQLQAIWRGDQRVLDSFSDQMPTLPKVMHGLCRGQVDQALALLRGILVDQRKETRKRRIDFPPVLNGLYCLLLLAENDPKQRAALKQALTLGIQESFGAAYPVLYKLYEQLQGGKAQLSAELPDTLNGLDGLMLALGLYWLDAPKARLQRWCTRLEAYREQLQDEGYLWLAAEFDALIAEQFGGPRRLAEVHERDGLQPLVGLFMRQETWQHALSALSQLKPSKASTVTAEGDPRSRLSWFIAMDRYPHQLEPREQKRNAKGVWSKGRPLSLKRLAEDGAGLDYLCEQDRQTIAAIQVSKAYYSSIHYELPLELGLPRLVGHPALFWEDAPDVRIDLLEGQASLRLQAGKGAISLQLEPPGVVNAQQIFLDKETPTRLVVYPLNRELRQIAEIIGDGLTVPQSAKAQLIAAVNAIAPLLPIHSDLPELTGHLDRAAADTRLYAHLLPLAEGLRLQLLVRPLAEGSWLRPGQGAENLLGERDGKPLQVHRDLAGERQALQRVLQACPGLADADSDGHEWQLDQPQRALQVLSELQAIASEQLQCIWPEGERMRIGGRSSLRQLKLGLRQQDDWFMLQGEIPLDNGKVLQLRQLLALFKANPGRFVRLDDGDWLALDDSLRKRLDELGHLAERVTEQGLRLSQLTAPLLANLAQEVGAFEADQRWQAHLDKLQSLRDFQPQVPATLHAELRGYQREGFAWLSRLAHWGVGACLADDMGLGKTVQTLALLLERATRGPQLVVAPTSVTLNWQAECQRFAPHLNVRVYQQQRSLTDLGANDLVIASYGLLQQESAAFAAQPWTSVVLDEAQAIKNAQTKRSQAVMALKADFRLVATGTPLENHLGELWNLFNFINPGLLGSQESFATRFSIPIEKGDGAARRALKALIQPFILRRLKSQVLDELPTRTEITYKVPLSEDEAHHYEALRQAAVDNLAQLNATAGKSMQVLAEITRLRRFCCHPTLVLPSANLPGSKFQAFTEIVGELLENRHKALVFSQFVDHLSIARAWLDQQGIRYQYLDGSTPAKERQNRVEAFQAGVGDIFLISLKAGGSGLNLTAADYVIHLDPWWNPAVEDQASDRAHRMGQQKPVTIYRLVAEHTIEEQIVALHARKRDLADSLLEGGEISAKLDADALLELLKG